The Vespa velutina chromosome 9, iVesVel2.1, whole genome shotgun sequence nucleotide sequence AAAGTCCGCCAGTTAAATCTTTCCCTGAGAACTTTGGCTTCGATATACAAATTTTGCAAGAAGAGTTAAtacgataagaaaagaaaagaaaagaaaagaaaaggaaagataagataagataagagAAGAGTAGAGAGATATGATCGtgaactataataatataaggcaatttcttttcttcgaattcatataaaaatatctaaaagaaACTTGTTCCCTTCATACGAGAATTTGTCCTTTGTTTATGATACATTTctattgtatttctttctttttttcctttgttttctttctttctttatttatttatttatttatttatttatctttttttttttttgtttttgttttctcctttGACGAGAACAGTATACCCTCGCACgatatagaatgaaaaatataaatggataGAAATATTACTTCGAGATAAATCTAAGTGTTATCTCGATTCGATGGGATATACGATCCAATATCTTGGTAGATTCGCGCCCGTAGCACCTTTAGGGATTAGCGTATCGTAGGTGTCCGTATAACACGACTAACAAGAGCATCGATTACGGAACGTCGAAGGTTGACCCTATGTGGTTAACAGTACAAGCCGGTAGAGAAGACTCGATGAAGCCGCGGACTCTTGTTCCGTGGGCAGCGAAGCGTGCGAGAACAACTGGCAAGGTAAGGTAGAAAAAGGGAGACACTGTTACCGAAGGATAACATCGACGAGGGAAAACGAGGAAGAAACTCTTTGAAAGAGTTAGGAGAgatagtgagaaagagagagagagagagagagagagagagagagagagagagagagagagagagagaaagaggaaggaatcTTTCATAGAGAAATGTGTctaaagaggaggagaaggaagagaagaagaagaagaagaagaagaagaagaaggaggaggaggaggaggaggaggaggaggaaaaggaggaaatagAGTGAGGATACAGTAATAGTGGGGAGATAGTTAGCAATGCTAATTGTAAAGGCTTTCTTACGAATTCTCGCATCGCGCTTTCATGAtcacttaaaaaaaagaaaagaataaaagaagaagaaaaaagaaagaggaaaagagagagagagagagagagagagagagagagagagagagaaatgaaaagaagaagaaaaaagaaaaaagaaaacaggaagaaaaaaaagaaaagtcgagCTCCTTTCCCATTGTATTATACTTTGAAGCGATCGGTTCTAAACATCTTCACGTTCATAGACAAGTATcgctctcttcctttcttcctatACTTCCTCTTTCTACATGGTACTTTATAGCTTTTACTCTTATCGATTCCCACGGTTAGTTTACGGAACGAGTACTGCTACATTTGTCGGAATACATCGTGACTCGGACGTTGATGAAGAGTGCACCAATTCGCTGATCCGTTAAGGATTTAATTCagtcaattattattcttctcttttatttccaattGTGTATTGTTAGCTATCGTGAGATCACGTTGCGAAATCATTGAAATCATTCTATATAGGGGAAATCTATATAAtagatcgaattaattttgataCTCTTGATTTTTtgccccatttttttttcttctctctctctcttttttttttttttttttttttttttttttgcttcgacaaaaaagaaatcaaattatcgaattattctCGAATGGTCAGATACATAttgatgtatatgtataggtatgtacgtacatacgtacatacatacgtacatacatacatacatatagacacACATATTGTCCACCCTATCGATTCTTACCCAACGGTAAGATCACGGTCGAGATTGGTTTGATCGCTTTATGCCCGTTACGTGCCAGCTTCGAGACGTTTCTCTCTGTGTCATTCCACTCGAGAAAAACTTGAAAAGAGAGCAACGTGAACTCTCCttccccttcctctttctttctcactcactctctctctctctctctctctctctctttttctctctctttttctctctctttctctctttctttctcgatttccTACTCGCTCGACCGATTGGATTTCGCGAACGTGCGACTGGCATCCGATGACAACGAGAAGCCGACTCCCGCCGGAGATGACCCTTCCTTGCTTGTATATCGAGAACAGAAAATAAGTGAtcgaagaagagatagagaaaattagATAACATTGCTCctatttcttcatcttcgtccttcctctttttgtttttttctttttcttttatcttcttcttcttcttcttttttctttttcttcttctgaaaAAAATACGCAAAAGTCAACGACGCGATACGTTTCGCTTAACACAAATCTTATAACGCATAATTTACGATCTCCCAGAGTGTATAACCCAACTGTTTAGATAAGCGTATCCGGGAACTTCTTTAAGAACGGTATACCACACTCGTTAGAGTAAGCTATCTTGAAGTTTCGCGTAGCAAAGACGAATTACGTTGCCATTCTAGGTCCTTCTTGTTCTTTGGCCCATTGTTAAACCATAGAATCCTCTTAGTTATAGCTGTTAACAATGGAACTTCCAAAAGTTCGATTCAATTCGTTCCGACTTTGAATATGGAGTGTACccatcttcctctttcactttGGTACTctatattaataacgttatatgaATGGCCAAACGTTAATCATCTTGTTATAACTTTCACATATAAtctatcgtttctctctttgtctgaaTATTTCACGTTTGCTCTTTTGAtccattctcttttatatctttttctttatgaacACGACACGAGCCAAAGTTAAATCTTAAACAGCGAACTATCTTGCGGACAGGCTATTCGTccgtaaggaaaaaaattcgtgAAAACCAGTAAAACGTTCGAGAGTATTTAAGCAAAACTACTTGAACAAGTAGGAAGTACGTACTACCTCATTTAAGTTACAGCACGTTATGAAACTATCGAAGGTTTAGGATTGTTTCTCAAGATGGACTCACGAGAGAGTATCGTATTTGTACGAAACAACGGATCGTTAAGGAATCGATATATCGGTATAAATGTATCGCTTACATTtcgagttttttttcttctctttctctctctctctctctctctctctctcttgtgcgAAATCAAATGAAGAAACCGGAACGATTATTTCGTACaagattattatcatcgtttttcacttagaataaatattataatgagtTTTTaaagctattttttttttctttttttttttttatatttaatcctcAAAGGACGTATCATACAGAGGAGTATTTCGTGAAACGCGATAACGATTACGCAGGGACCAATCGGAATCGTAATTTAGGTCAAACTCATCGGAATGTGTCTCATAGAAAAGATTTGCCGTGACCTGCCTCGAACAAAGGGTGCAACCTTTCGAAGGTTCGAACATTGTCTCTCCGTTAGGATACCGTAAAACTTTCGTAACACTTgcacctcctcctctttcgactcctccttcctcttcttctccgtcttcgtcctcttcttctttatctattcTCTTTTCGGCGTTCTCCGTTTGTTCAGAAGCATCCCGCACCTGTTTCGAATCGTTAAACGTTCCCGAGTGAAGTACAAGACGACGATAAAgttaatcctttttctttaacggCTAACAGAAATTTTGTTTCGAGTTTGTTGAAAAGGACCTAGTTTGACTTTGGTTACTACTACGAGGGATAAgtttaaaacgataaagaaagataaagaaaggaagaaagagaagaaaaataaaatatataaaaaaaaaaaaaaaaaaaaaaaaaaaaaaaaaaaaagagaagaaaaataatatacaagtTTTAAAGTACACTTaagtaatgaagaaaaattgtttctctctctctctctctctacctcccaTAATCCTTGATAAGCTAAAACAGCCAATTCCGAGTTTGGATTAAGTTCATGTCCCTGTTCATTGGGAGGGTCCAACTTTGAGCTCGTAATTTCGACTAATCGTCGCTGTCCACGACGAGAATGCCACGGGTCATCGCTTTTATTTTCCGCCTGTGCGTAATTTCCGTAATTATGTCCGCAGAGCGGACATACCAGCCTCACTTGTCTCTCTCGACTCAACATCAGAGGTACGAAACACAATGGCCAACATCTGAAAAGCGCGAATGGTTATAACGGGTGCGGCATTGTTTCATTGAAGGATACACGAATGCAACCAGCCTATTTTCGTTAATGATTTTCCATTATGAAATTCGTTCTGTTCGAAATACTACGATAGAAATGATCCGgtataaaatctattaacCGTTATCGACTTATATCTTCCAACCGATTTCGAATTTATCGGAGATAAATGTTCGACATATTTGCTTATTACCTTGGCTATTTATGATTATGACTAGATGTTCCACTCGATGCTTTATTTGACCAGATATgtttcattgataatttaatggaacaaataaaagagaggaagagagagagagagataactaACCCTAACAAGCATGTAGCACCAAGTCTCGAGCTCGAAAACATATGTCTCTTTGTGAAAACTATAGGTAGAGCATCCTCGTTACACACCGGACATAATAAACTCTTGTCATGATATTTCCAAGTTTCCActgttcaataaaataaatatcatttaaaaatattgaacgtatatatcgtaggatatttgattgtaattTATTGATAGGATCAAAGAAtatctcgataaaaaaaaaatattactatatgAATTCTTTCCAATGgactttctcgtttctttttattcaatcgattttattaaaaaaaaaaaaaaaaaaaaaaaaaaaaaaaaaaaaaaaaaaaaaaaagggagagtagaaatcataaataaaagatctACTCGGGTAGACTAACCTCTAGTCGAGAAAACGCTCCTTTTTCGTTTACTATTTCCAAAAGGCCAAATCTTTCTTGATGATAACTTCTTTCCGGAGATCCACGAGCGCTCCTTGACTGGATTTTCAGACCGATCGCGTTCTACTTTCTGAGGTATATAAAAGTGCGCTTtctaaaatcataaatttatcCTTGGCGTCATTAAAGCGCCGTTCACTTCTCAGGACGACGAGATTAgccataattattatctcgaGCGTCTccgttgataattattaacgtgGCTTCTCGTGCGTTCAGATTACGTCgggtttaattttaaaaagaatttatttatcctcGTTAAAAGCGTAACAAAACTTTTCTAAAATGCTTAAGGAACCGTTTCGTAAATCTTTATCTcagtcattttttattttaaaataattaatgaggATATACGTTGATACGTTTTGAATTCATTTCTAGAAGATCTGCaatcattgtaaatattttattagaaaaaaatcaaaagatatatatatatatatatatatatatatatatatatgtatatatgtatgtatagaacGATGATGATTTAATCTCGAAAGAAGGACTCTTCTCTTATAGCCTTCTCGCGAAAGCTCGTGGACGAAGATGGAAGTCGAACTTGCGAGTTCTCGGAATCCGGTTGACAGGGAGCCAGGCCGTTATTTTTATACTCGTAAGTCCCGTAAACGTATCCACAGGCCGGACAGATCATGCGAATCTTCTTCGTGCGTTTCATTAAcggtataaaacaaaatggcCAACATCTGTCGCAAAGGacagtatttttctttttttttctctctctcttttctctctctctctctctctctctctctctttctctctctatttcatatatatatatatatatatcaaaattgtaAATCATCATGAATCGTAAGAGAAAACGTATTAGGGAATTAATACGATCGATTTAGCTTTCTAATTTACTCGTTCGATGTCTATAAATTACTTGCTCGTGACTCTAGATACTCTGTATACAGTTCGATtggaaaaatcattaattacgaGAGAATCAATGGCGCTTTTCCAAAGCTTTGCCTAAAAGGGTCGGACGATTGTCAGGACTAAAACTGACAAGTTGGAGCTTAAGTTCGTGAACCCGGGCTTGTCATTAATCTCTCTCCCGCCAGGGACGCTCGCGGAGTGCGCGGAAAATTAATCGTTGGATCCGTGCACTGACCAAAAACTCGGAGAGGCGTGTCcctctttcgttttatcgtgCTCTGCTTTTAAATGCTTAAACCCTTCCtatctttacttcttttcacAATCGTTAGttaaggtagaaaaaaaaaaaaagaaaaaagaaaagaaaagaaggaacaaatttcgaaagaaaagaaagaaagaaagaaaaagaaaattatatggaAATGGAATTTTTCGGAGAtgggaacgaaagaaaaataaaaaaaaaaagaaaaaaaaaaagaaagaaaaaaaagacaaagtaaAAAAGCTACCAAACGATTGTTAAATCGTCAATCGATATACTAATTACCCCAGAAGACATGTCGCTGCAATATGAGATGTTGTCAAATTGTGTCTGCGAGTATGCAATGCCGGCACGAGTTCCTTTCTGCATTGAGGAcagatttttttctcgtcgTGCGACTTCCATGTATccactaaaaaagaaaacaaaacgagacgaaacaaaaaaaaagcaaaaaaaaaaaaaggaaaacaaattaCGAAGATCAAGGAATCTTCTTAAAAATGTTTCTACATCTTGTAGATATACGTGTAGATATACCACGGGTCGTGTagattctctttctatctttttccttcgtatcAGAAAGCTTTGCTTGTCCTGTGCCTTTTGATTGTTgtcttttcaatatttgttCACCGTTTCCCtacgaaaaagataataataatcataataataataataataataataataataataataataataataaaaaaatggatcaacaaaaaaatgtcCTATCCAatgaaatcataaatatatatatatatatatgatcgttTGAGATTGGAACGCATTATAAAACATCTTGTATCTATCGTACGAGTAAACGAATATTCCCATTTGAAACGAGCCTTTACGTGAATGCATCATAAAGATCGATTTCCCGCGACGATGCCTTGGAATTCTTTTCACGCTCGGCATTCGTTCGACATTTTATGAGAGGAAAGAAACTGGAGGAGGGTTCTCCTTTTGCGTCCATTTCAAGACTTTATACCTTTCACGAGGTAAAAGAGACACGAGTCACGGTTCAAGAATGTAGCACGGGTGATAAGAGCAAAGGGGTTGAAGGTGGAACacatagagataaagaaacaagCGTTAAGGGCAATCGCATACTACTCTTATGTACTATAGATACAAAACGTTTCTTTGCGAGTGTTATTTGTTtgttcaaaaaagaaaaagaaaaagaaaagaaaaagaaaattaaataaaataaaatgaaacaagaaagagataaaaggaaaaataaattattataaaaaattcttaatcgttgaaatatatttatatatatatagagagaaaaagagagagagagagagagcgaaatatcatcgatatttacGTGATTATCCAATCCCTGAATAGAGATTTTTTGATGATTCCTTCGAACGTGCCCTAAAAGTCGTTCGgtgtcttttcctttatcgCTCACACGTTTATCGCATATGGGACACCACGTGGCAATGGAGGtctaaacgataaaaaaaaaaatatgttaatgcaTAAAGCTAGAAATAGCGATGATGAACTTAGAAGAAACgaagtatctatatatatttatattaatccaCAATATGATAGAATAAATAACCTGCGTTCCCTCTACCATATTCCCTTagctttctttttatgattctttttcgttcttgtgactcatcttctctctctctctctctctccccctctctctctctctctctctctctctctctccctctctctttctctctcaagagaaaagatagaaatgttTTGTGGATAGACGTTGGGTGGTTTTACGGTTGCGTTGACAAAGCTGAACTTGGCGAATATCGTGCGTAGTAAAGTGCCTTGAATTTGTCACTCGTTCTTATACGACTACTTCAAAACATATCCGAGCGTCGTTTTCTTACTATTTTTACGATCGCCTtaccataataaaaatttgtacaaGCAAATATAAGGCGTGGTTATCGCTCGGtgaaaatagtaaaaacatGTTTCAAGAAGAGGTAGTGtcgacgattaaaaaaaaaaaaaaaaaaaaaaaagaaaaaaaaagatagaaaagaagaaaaaaggccATAACCACTTCGACACTTTTATCCTGACGTCAAATTtctcttgtatttttatacttaaatttgtgatagataaatacaatatatccctttatcaaaattattgagaaaattacgtttttccttttttcttttcccctcccATCCTTGATAAAATACGAGTGTTGTtcttgaatgaaataaaaacaaggaaaataaaagatcgtgggggaaaagaaagaaaaaacaaaaagaagaaaaggaaaagaaaaaacgaatcaAGAGTAAATAGAATAAAGGAAGACAgagcttcttttttcttttttcattttttttttttacttaacttatataaaggatatcggtgttctttcgttctttcatttgttcgttcgttcgttcattcgttcgttcgttcgttcgcgagGTGACATCGCGTTCGTATTTTCTCGAAGTCTTTTGGCCAAGCGGAAGTACTTtttggaagaggaggaaagggAAGTAATCCTCAAAGTGTAAAACACGCGCGAGAGGTGGTAAAGCAGCTTTTACTGAATTCTCCGCGAGAAAGTTCCGACTTTAAAGCTGAAAGTTTTGCCACGTTGggcagagatagagagatgagAGACAAAAGGGAAcgtaaaaagagaggaagagatagcGATTGAAGGAGCGtaagaaaaggatatatatatatatatatatatatatatatatatagatagataggtagatagagatatagatagatagatagagagagagagtaagagagaaagagagagaggagagagaacaAAGATCCGCACAAAAGCTTGTCACGGATGGCGGACAGGAGCTAGCGTTCGTTTCCGTCGACGGTTTTCGGAGGGAGGAATAGTGCGAAAATTCCGCAGTTTCTCTACTTTTAGCGGCAGACCACGGAATGGCACCGGACGTCGCTCGCATTCGAGATTCTACGATGCGGCACGCTTCGGCCCAACGTAGAAAACTTTCCACTTCGCTACAGAATTCGGTCCATTGTACTTTGATTAGTGCCGGAtcgattaattctttctttctttctttctttctttctttcttttcctttttttttttttatattaattttcttttcacctttttctttgttctttttttttctttttcatttttttctttttttttttttttttttttttccttcctccatCTTACAATTACTTTCTTTGtgaaacttttctttcatagTAGTATAAGACCCGATccaattaaaatctttttttctctttcctttcatcaTCCTTTACAGTTctattacgatttatttatacaaattaattatttatataagtagATTTAGGTAAATGGGAAAAGTTATgtataaagtttataatatatatcgagGAAAAATCAACGATATGTATGGTATTATCTAGATAGTCGAGGAGCGGAAATGAGCGTTGTGTCagtgagaggaagaaagaaagagaagaaagaaagaaagcaagagagagacagagagagagagagagagagagagagagagggagagagggagagagagaggtgaacCACAGAGTAAGCAACGTTCTTTTCACGGGTGGACGTTTACACGGTAATGAATACCATGGTTCTGTCTCTGGTACCGCTTGGTTAAATGAACGAAGCACGGTACTCTCTGTACCGGACAAGTAAAATTGACGGACGGGAGATCGTGAAAGGCAGTAATTGAATTAGAGGTAGACGAAGACgacggaaaagagaaataagacgaggaagaggaacgacgaacgacgaacgaagACGAGGGATACGATGACGCGTGCGCTCGCGAGCACGCGCGCCCGAGCTCTCTAGCGAACGACGGCGCCGTTGGCAGTGGGTCAGGAAATCAGGGCGCCTGGAATAAGTGTTGCGAGTGAAGCGAGCTGCcggagaagggaagagaaagagagagaaagaaagaaagaaaaagagagagagagagaaagaaagaaataaataaagactCGTTGGA carries:
- the LOC124951807 gene encoding uncharacterized protein LOC124951807, with the protein product MVEGTQTSIATWCPICDKRVSDKGKDTERLLGHVRRNHQKISIQGLDNHGNGEQILKRQQSKGTGQAKLSDTKEKDRKRIYTTRVDTWKSHDEKKICPQCRKELVPALHTRRHNLTTSHIAATCLLGFFSTE